A part of Rhodohalobacter barkolensis genomic DNA contains:
- the hisG gene encoding ATP phosphoribosyltransferase, whose product MRTLDSSTSLRIAVQKSGRLTDKTLNLLEGIGLKFDDYKRSLLVKCRNFDVELLLIRDDDIPEYVEDGVCDLGFVGANTVAEDEADVTILRGLDYGVCRLSIAAPKAGDIQSAADLNGKRIATSYPVLTRKFLESKGLSADIVTLSGSVEIAPRLEIADVITDLVSTGGTLKANGLQELETIFDSETQLVKTNKPLSEGKQALIEKFLQRIEGYQKAEKSRYIMMNAPESAVDEIKDIIPSLKSPTVMPLADNGMVAIHTVITITTFWDLMENLKDAGATGIVVLPIESMIA is encoded by the coding sequence ATGAGAACCCTGGATTCATCCACCTCACTGCGCATTGCTGTTCAAAAAAGCGGACGGCTAACCGACAAAACACTTAACCTGCTGGAAGGGATCGGATTAAAGTTTGATGACTACAAACGAAGCCTATTGGTTAAATGCCGAAATTTTGACGTAGAACTTCTGTTGATCCGGGATGACGATATTCCCGAATATGTAGAAGATGGAGTTTGTGATCTTGGTTTTGTTGGAGCGAATACCGTGGCCGAAGATGAAGCGGACGTCACTATTTTGCGTGGTCTTGATTACGGGGTTTGCCGACTATCTATTGCAGCTCCAAAAGCCGGTGACATTCAGTCGGCAGCAGATCTGAATGGCAAAAGAATTGCAACTAGCTACCCGGTATTAACCCGTAAATTTCTTGAAAGCAAGGGGCTGTCGGCTGATATCGTTACACTCTCAGGTTCTGTTGAAATTGCCCCTCGTCTTGAGATAGCCGATGTCATCACTGATTTGGTTTCCACAGGCGGAACATTAAAAGCAAACGGGCTGCAGGAACTTGAAACGATATTTGATTCGGAAACGCAATTAGTTAAAACTAACAAGCCACTTTCTGAAGGGAAACAGGCGCTGATCGAGAAATTCCTGCAGAGGATTGAGGGGTATCAAAAAGCTGAGAAAAGCCGGTATATTATGATGAATGCACCGGAATCAGCCGTTGATGAGATCAAAGACATTATTCCGTCTTTAAAGAGCCCGACTGTAATGCCTCTGGCCGATAACGGAATGGTAGCCATTCACACCGTAATTACAATTACTACTTTTTGGGATCTGATGGAAAACCTCAAAGATGCAGGCGCGACCGGCATTGTTGTCTTGCCCATTGAATCGATGATTGCTTGA
- a CDS encoding DUF4382 domain-containing protein yields MKVLLTDAPGDYEEVWIDVQEVRVHKQSDAEEEDNGWRTINDQPVRLNLLELTNGNYEILGEAELEPGSYNQMRLILGDQNELVINGETHHLSTPSAQQSGLKLQLDAEIEGGSSYTLLLDFDASRSIVKAGNSGRFNLKPVIKAVNLAQTGAIGGAIEPAEALPWVYAISDDDTLGGTQASDEGDFLIIGLQSGSYQISVKPSSEDFNSTVISNIEVSAPDTTVIDTVSLEAAGGE; encoded by the coding sequence ATGAAAGTGCTGTTAACCGATGCACCGGGTGATTATGAAGAGGTTTGGATTGATGTTCAGGAAGTGCGCGTGCACAAACAGTCCGATGCCGAAGAAGAAGATAATGGATGGAGAACCATTAATGATCAGCCTGTTCGTTTAAACCTGCTTGAACTCACAAATGGAAACTATGAAATATTGGGTGAGGCTGAACTGGAACCCGGCTCCTATAACCAAATGCGGCTCATTCTGGGCGATCAAAATGAGTTGGTTATCAATGGCGAAACTCACCACTTATCTACACCAAGTGCTCAGCAATCCGGACTAAAATTACAACTCGATGCAGAGATAGAGGGCGGCAGCTCCTACACACTTCTGCTTGATTTTGATGCTTCGCGATCGATTGTGAAAGCGGGGAACTCCGGAAGATTCAACTTAAAACCAGTGATCAAAGCCGTTAACCTTGCACAAACAGGGGCAATCGGTGGGGCCATAGAGCCTGCAGAAGCTCTTCCGTGGGTTTATGCCATATCTGATGATGACACATTAGGCGGTACCCAGGCTTCCGACGAAGGAGACTTCCTTATCATCGGTTTGCAATCCGGATCATACCAGATTTCAGTGAAACCAAGCAGTGAAGATTTCAATTCGACCGTAATCTCAAACATTGAAGTATCCGCTCCAGACACAACAGTGATTGATACTGTATCTCTGGAAGCTGCCGGCGGTGAGTAA
- a CDS encoding thiamine-binding protein translates to MKTIAQLTYIPLYSEHPKEQVQDLLEFVAQHDVEVDVNYLSTSIKGDTDIVFEVIREVYDSMTLEGQKFRFHVELLSPTAE, encoded by the coding sequence ATGAAGACGATAGCTCAATTAACGTATATACCTCTTTACTCTGAACATCCAAAAGAACAGGTTCAGGATTTACTCGAATTTGTAGCTCAGCATGATGTTGAGGTAGATGTAAACTATCTGTCAACAAGTATAAAAGGCGATACCGACATTGTATTTGAAGTGATTCGTGAAGTATACGATTCAATGACGCTCGAAGGCCAGAAGTTCAGATTTCATGTTGAGCTATTAAGTCCTACGGCTGAATAG
- the lepA gene encoding translation elongation factor 4: MNNIRNFCIIAHIDHGKSTLADRLLERTGTISEREMQEQVLDDMDLERERGITIKSHAIRMDYIRPNDEVYTFNLIDTPGHVDFAYEVSRALKACEGALLVVDAAQGIEAQTISNLYQAIDQNLEIVPVLNKIDLPGADPEGVGQQIVDLIGCDPDEIIKVSGKTGEGVDGLLEAIVERIPGPTREEDKPLKALIFDSIFNTYRGSIAYVRVMEGTLKKGDPILFMATGKEYDAEEIGYLKLKKEPVKELKAGDVGYVIGSVKSLQDAKVGDTITHQKKRAEKAIPGYKEVKPMVFSGIFPTSSEDFEDLRAALEKLQLNDASLTYQPETSKALGFGFRAGFLGLLHMEIVQERLDREFNIDIITTVPNVQYEVDTEEGNRIEVDNPSDMPAAGDIEKVWEPYIKASIITPAEFIGPIMKLCQERRGVYVNQHFMQNNRVEITYELPMAEVVFDFYDKLKSGTRGYASLDYEFIEYRKGDLVRLDILLNGEPVDALSSITHRDKAYYQGRKVCAKLKELIPRQQFEVAVQAAIGSRVIARDTIRALRKDVTAKCYGGDISRKRKLIEKQKEGKKRMKQVGSVDIPQEAFLAVLSMDDED; this comes from the coding sequence ATGAATAACATTCGCAATTTTTGCATTATCGCACACATTGATCACGGTAAATCCACGCTGGCCGACCGTCTGCTTGAACGGACAGGAACTATCAGCGAAAGAGAGATGCAGGAGCAGGTTCTGGATGATATGGATCTGGAACGTGAGCGTGGCATTACGATTAAAAGTCATGCCATACGAATGGATTATATACGGCCGAATGATGAGGTCTATACATTCAATTTAATTGATACTCCCGGTCACGTGGATTTCGCTTATGAGGTATCCCGTGCGCTCAAGGCATGTGAAGGTGCACTTCTTGTAGTAGATGCGGCCCAGGGGATTGAAGCTCAAACAATTTCTAATCTCTATCAGGCGATTGATCAAAATCTGGAAATTGTACCCGTTCTGAATAAAATTGATTTACCCGGTGCCGATCCCGAAGGAGTAGGGCAGCAAATTGTAGACCTGATCGGTTGTGATCCGGATGAAATTATTAAAGTATCCGGCAAGACAGGTGAGGGAGTTGATGGACTTCTTGAGGCCATAGTTGAACGGATTCCGGGTCCTACCCGGGAAGAAGACAAACCATTGAAAGCCCTTATTTTCGACTCAATATTTAACACCTACAGGGGATCCATTGCCTACGTTAGGGTGATGGAAGGCACGCTCAAAAAAGGTGATCCTATTCTTTTCATGGCAACCGGAAAAGAGTATGATGCTGAAGAGATTGGCTATCTGAAATTGAAAAAAGAGCCGGTGAAAGAGCTGAAGGCCGGAGACGTGGGATATGTAATTGGGAGTGTGAAATCTCTGCAGGATGCAAAGGTGGGTGATACCATTACTCATCAGAAGAAGCGGGCCGAGAAAGCCATTCCGGGTTATAAAGAAGTGAAGCCAATGGTTTTTAGCGGAATTTTCCCAACCAGTTCCGAAGATTTTGAAGATCTGCGAGCTGCACTTGAGAAATTACAACTAAATGATGCGTCGCTGACCTATCAACCGGAGACATCTAAAGCGCTTGGATTTGGGTTCCGTGCAGGATTCCTCGGATTGCTTCATATGGAAATTGTTCAGGAGCGTCTCGACAGAGAATTCAATATCGATATCATCACCACCGTACCCAACGTTCAGTACGAAGTAGATACCGAGGAAGGAAATCGTATTGAGGTGGATAACCCAAGTGATATGCCGGCCGCCGGAGATATCGAAAAAGTTTGGGAGCCATACATTAAAGCAAGTATAATAACACCGGCTGAGTTTATCGGGCCGATAATGAAGCTATGCCAGGAGCGTCGCGGTGTGTATGTGAATCAACACTTTATGCAAAATAACCGTGTTGAGATTACCTATGAACTTCCAATGGCCGAAGTGGTATTTGATTTTTACGATAAGCTCAAGAGCGGAACCCGCGGATATGCATCTTTAGACTATGAATTTATTGAATACCGTAAAGGTGACTTGGTGCGTTTAGATATTTTATTAAACGGGGAACCTGTGGATGCACTCTCAAGTATAACCCACAGAGATAAAGCCTATTATCAAGGCAGAAAAGTGTGCGCTAAGCTGAAGGAGTTGATACCCCGGCAACAGTTTGAAGTGGCTGTACAAGCTGCCATCGGTTCGCGCGTTATAGCCCGTGATACAATCCGTGCACTGCGTAAAGATGTTACGGCTAAATGCTATGGCGGTGACATCTCCCGTAAACGAAAATTGATTGAAAAACAGAAGGAAGGTAAAAAGCGAATGAAGCAGGTTGGTTCTGTGGATATTCCTCAGGAAGCCTTTCTTGCCGTTTTATCTATGGACGACGAAGATTAA
- the lepB gene encoding signal peptidase I codes for MDAKAKHWAREWLDAFLWAAIAAIILRTFFFGAYRIPTPSMEKTLLTGDFLIVTKLAYGPRTPMTLSIPFTDIYLPGVNLPWTRIPGYSEIDRNDIVVFNYPVDIGPVSTKTNYIKRAVGVPGDRLKIEEKLLYVNGEPAESYDTLMYNYRVQTRERIRLSPAKVREAGGDILQSNNGTSIINMTPDVADEMSNWSEIQNVEFFILPDDYDEFSRRPFSFSDGFVNHDNMEEFTIPYEGQEIELTSENWHLYKDVMERYERNDIQKNGDQFVINGEETNRYTIKKDYYFMMGDNRDDSEDSRYWGFVPEDHVIGKAGMIYFSWDGERWLPRFSRLFNLIH; via the coding sequence ATGGACGCGAAAGCCAAACATTGGGCAAGAGAGTGGCTGGATGCATTCCTATGGGCGGCAATTGCAGCGATTATTTTACGAACGTTTTTCTTTGGGGCGTACAGAATTCCTACTCCGAGTATGGAGAAAACCCTTCTAACCGGTGATTTTTTGATCGTGACCAAACTTGCCTACGGTCCGCGTACACCGATGACTCTGTCGATCCCGTTTACGGATATCTATCTGCCGGGAGTCAATTTGCCATGGACTCGAATTCCGGGTTATTCCGAGATTGATCGTAATGATATTGTCGTTTTCAACTATCCGGTGGATATTGGTCCGGTTTCAACGAAAACCAATTATATCAAACGGGCTGTCGGGGTTCCGGGCGACAGGCTGAAAATTGAGGAAAAGCTTCTTTATGTAAATGGTGAGCCGGCAGAGTCGTACGATACATTAATGTACAACTACAGGGTTCAAACCCGCGAAAGGATCAGGCTGAGCCCTGCTAAAGTTCGGGAAGCCGGAGGTGATATACTTCAGTCCAACAATGGTACTTCCATCATAAATATGACGCCGGATGTAGCAGATGAGATGAGTAACTGGTCAGAAATTCAAAATGTTGAGTTCTTTATTTTACCTGACGATTACGATGAATTCAGTCGTCGTCCCTTCAGCTTTTCAGATGGGTTTGTCAATCATGATAATATGGAGGAGTTTACAATTCCGTATGAGGGACAGGAGATTGAGCTTACTTCTGAAAACTGGCATCTTTACAAAGATGTGATGGAGCGTTACGAGCGAAATGATATCCAGAAAAACGGAGACCAATTTGTCATCAACGGAGAGGAAACCAATCGGTATACCATCAAAAAAGATTACTATTTCATGATGGGCGACAATCGGGATGACAGTGAGGATAGTCGTTACTGGGGTTTTGTCCCGGAAGATCATGTGATCGGAAAAGCCGGAATGATCTACTTCTCGTGGGACGGTGAACGATGGTTGCCAAGATTCAGCCGCCTGTTCAATTTGATTCACTAA
- the rlmN gene encoding 23S rRNA (adenine(2503)-C(2))-methyltransferase RlmN codes for MTKVKTDTQLKTDLKSLTKAELSTFLEELGLAGYRSDQVFQWLYQKGVSSFDEMTNLSKDLRAKLDEIAEVKKIKVHSKQESSDGTIKFLFELDDPNAYKVEAVMIPDFYPDGAANRLTVCVSSQVGCMFGCSFCATGKMGYFRSLTHGEIVDQVQIINELTEERFDKKITNIVYMGMGEPLHNYKAVVESARIISDPLGIDLSPRRITISTVGLTKQIKQLADEEIGTNLAISLHAADDKKRDEIMPINESLNLEKLEEAVKYHFMKTEQPLTYEYLLFDEFNDSPQDAHNLVKIARWVPSKVNIIMYNNVAGVALKRAREERLNKFMKTLTDQGVTATVRRSRGDDIDAGCGQLAIREGQEKGKSLAKA; via the coding sequence ATGACAAAAGTGAAGACCGATACTCAGTTAAAGACAGATCTTAAATCTCTCACAAAAGCAGAACTCTCTACGTTTCTGGAAGAGCTTGGCCTGGCCGGATACCGATCCGATCAGGTTTTTCAGTGGCTCTACCAAAAGGGTGTTTCTTCCTTTGATGAGATGACCAATCTGTCCAAAGATCTCAGGGCAAAACTGGATGAGATCGCCGAAGTAAAAAAAATTAAAGTTCACAGTAAACAGGAATCAAGTGATGGAACCATCAAATTCCTCTTTGAGCTCGACGATCCAAATGCCTACAAAGTAGAGGCCGTGATGATCCCCGACTTTTATCCGGATGGAGCGGCCAACCGCTTAACGGTTTGTGTGTCATCTCAGGTGGGGTGTATGTTTGGGTGTTCATTTTGCGCAACAGGTAAAATGGGATACTTCCGGAGTTTAACACACGGAGAGATCGTAGATCAGGTTCAGATTATCAATGAGTTAACGGAAGAGCGCTTTGATAAAAAGATCACCAACATTGTTTACATGGGGATGGGCGAACCGCTTCATAACTACAAAGCCGTTGTTGAATCTGCACGAATCATCTCTGATCCGCTCGGAATCGATCTCTCTCCGCGTAGAATCACTATTTCTACCGTTGGGCTTACCAAGCAGATCAAACAGCTTGCCGATGAAGAAATCGGAACAAATCTAGCCATTTCTCTTCATGCCGCCGACGACAAAAAGCGGGATGAGATTATGCCGATCAATGAGTCATTAAATCTGGAAAAACTCGAAGAAGCTGTAAAATATCACTTCATGAAAACTGAACAGCCTCTTACTTACGAGTACCTATTATTTGATGAGTTTAATGATTCCCCGCAAGACGCTCACAACCTGGTGAAAATTGCACGATGGGTGCCTTCTAAGGTAAATATCATCATGTATAACAATGTGGCAGGAGTAGCTTTAAAGCGAGCCAGGGAAGAACGGCTGAATAAGTTCATGAAAACATTAACGGATCAAGGGGTAACAGCAACCGTTCGAAGAAGCCGTGGTGATGATATTGACGCCGGATGCGGTCAGCTGGCAATTCGCGAAGGACAAGAGAAAGGAAAGAGCCTTGCTAAGGCGTAG